A window of Halopelagius inordinatus genomic DNA:
GACGAGGGCGTCGAATCGGTCGCCGCGCCCGAGCGGTTTCCGCTCGGTTCGGCGGACACCCTCAGAGAACGGGGCGTGACGGTCGAACCCGAGAGGACGGACGTGGTGACGACGATTCGCGCGACGAAGACCGAGGAGGAAGTCGCGAACGTTCGCGAGGCACAGGCGGCAAACGAGGAGGCGATGCGCGCGGCGGAGACTCTCCTCGCGGACGCTACCGTGGAGGATGGAACGCTCGTCTACGAGGGCGAACCGCTCACCGCCGAACGGGTCAAAGAGGAGATAGAGGTGACGCTCCTCAGAAACGGCTGTGCGCTGGACGAGACTATCGTCGCCTGCGGCGCGGACGCCGCGGACCCGCACAACCGCGGGAGCGGACCCATCCGAGCGAACGAACCCGTCATCGTGGACATCTTCCCGCGGTCGAAGGCGACGAAGTACCACGCGGACATGACGCGGACGTTCGCGAAGGGCGACGCCTCCGAGACGGTCCGCGAGTGGTTCGAGACGACCGACGAGGCGCGGCGGGCCGCCTTGGACGCCGTCGAACCCGGCGCGACCGGAGCGGAGGTTCACGCCGCGGTCTGTGACGTGTACGAGGCGGCGGGCCATCCGACGCTTCGGTCGGACCCGACGACCGAAACGGGCTTTATCCACTCGACGGGCCACGGCGTCGGACTCGACGTGCACGAACGTCCGCGCGTCTCACTCGACGGCGAGGAACTGGAACCGGGACACGTGATAACGATAGAGCCCGGACTGTACGACCCCGACGTCGGCGGCGTCCGCATCGAGGACATCGTCGTCGTCACCGAAGACGGGTACGAGAACCTCACGTCGTATCCGGTCGAACTCGTCGTCTGAAAACGGGCGCGAGGGGTCGAATTCGCCGTCAGTCGTCGGAATCGGCCGTCTCGCCGCCGAGTTCCGACCACCGCGACTGCGCGTGGGACCACTCCGCGAGGAGTCCTTCGAGCGCTTCTGCTGTCTTCGGCGTCAGGACGCCCGCCGCCTGCCGAACCACCTCGCCGTCCTCGACGAGAAAAGCGTAGATGGTCTGTTCGCCGAGGAGGCCGAGACGGCGGCGGAACGCGCCCTTGTCCACGGGGACGAGAACCGTCCGGTCGTGGAGTTTCCGCCGGGCGTTCGCGGGCGAGAGACCGCCCGTCGCCGTCGGGGGAAGCATTCCGCTTCGGCTACCCGAGACGAACAGTTCGTAGTACGAAAAGTGGTCGTACTCGTCCTC
This region includes:
- a CDS encoding M24 family metallopeptidase — its product is MEPDLSLLDEYLADHGHDGYLVDAASTDSTQRYISGFDAPDPFVTLYTPDRTALLVSSLEYGRAKTESRAERVVRLADYDYRELVADHGATEATARVVAAFLDDEGVESVAAPERFPLGSADTLRERGVTVEPERTDVVTTIRATKTEEEVANVREAQAANEEAMRAAETLLADATVEDGTLVYEGEPLTAERVKEEIEVTLLRNGCALDETIVACGADAADPHNRGSGPIRANEPVIVDIFPRSKATKYHADMTRTFAKGDASETVREWFETTDEARRAALDAVEPGATGAEVHAAVCDVYEAAGHPTLRSDPTTETGFIHSTGHGVGLDVHERPRVSLDGEELEPGHVITIEPGLYDPDVGGVRIEDIVVVTEDGYENLTSYPVELVV